Proteins encoded in a region of the Hippopotamus amphibius kiboko isolate mHipAmp2 chromosome 11, mHipAmp2.hap2, whole genome shotgun sequence genome:
- the MED20 gene encoding mediator of RNA polymerase II transcription subunit 20, with translation MGVTCVSQMPVAEGKSVQQTVELLTRKLEMLGAEKQGTFCVDCETYHTAASTLGSQGQAGKLMYVMHNSEYPLSCFALFENGPCLVADTNFDVLMGKLKGFFQSAKASKIETRGTRYQYCDFLVKVGTVTMGTSARGISVEVEYGPCVVASDCWSLLLEFLQSFLGSHTPGAPAVFGNRHDAVYSPADTMVQYMELFNKIRKQQQVIEKRKPNQ, from the exons ATGGGAGTGACTTG TGTGTCCCAGATGCCTGTGGCTGAGGGCAAGAGTGTCCAGCAGACCGTGGAGCTCCTCACCCGGAAGTTGGAGATGCTTGGAGCAGAGAAGCAGGGAACATTTTGTGTGGACTGTGAGACCTACCACACGGCTGCCTCTACACTTGGCAGCCAAG GTCAGGCTGGGAAGCTGATGTATGTGATGCACAATTCCGAGTACCCTTTGAGCTGCTTCGCCCTCTTTGAGAACGGCCCTTGCCTTGTTGCCGACACCAACTTTGATGTGCTCATGGGGAAGCTCAAGGGCTTTTTCCAGAGTGCCAAGGCCAGCAAGATTGAGACCCGGGGCACCCGTTACCAGTACTGTGACTTCCTAGTGAAGGTGGGCACGGTTACAATGGGGACCAGTGCCCGAGGCATCTCCGTGGAG GTGGAGTATGGCCCCTGTGTGGTAGCTAGCGACTGCTGGAGCCTGCTGCTCGAGTTCCTGCAGAGCTTTCTAGGCAGCCACACCCCAGGGGCTCCCGCAGTGTTTGGGAACAGGCACGACGCGGTCTACAGCCCAGCAGACACCATGGTCCAGTACATGGAACTCTTCAACAAGATCCGCAAGCAGCAGCAG